From Verrucomicrobiia bacterium, a single genomic window includes:
- a CDS encoding YebC/PmpR family DNA-binding transcriptional regulator has protein sequence MAGHSKWAKVKHFKGAIDAKRGKIFSKLGKEISIAAKLGGADPAMNPRLRMVLLKCRAANMPNDNIERAIKKGTGGGQAVNFEDLAYEIYGPHGVAVLVEVTTDNRNRTASEIRSIVTKNGGSIATQGSVSRLFQRKGQIIVPREASGEDQLMEIALEAGAEDFKAEPEGYEILTAPPHFEAVHKQIEAKGIKPAVAEITELATISVPLEDDSAAAAVNRLLDALEDHDDVKEVYSNALFPEDRPKVQS, from the coding sequence ATGGCCGGACATAGCAAATGGGCTAAGGTAAAACATTTCAAAGGCGCTATCGACGCAAAGCGCGGAAAGATTTTTTCGAAGCTCGGCAAGGAGATTAGCATTGCCGCCAAGCTGGGCGGGGCTGACCCCGCCATGAACCCGCGCCTGCGCATGGTCTTGCTTAAATGCCGGGCGGCCAACATGCCCAATGATAACATCGAGCGGGCCATCAAGAAGGGCACCGGCGGCGGGCAGGCCGTCAATTTCGAGGACCTGGCTTATGAGATTTACGGGCCGCACGGTGTCGCCGTGCTGGTCGAAGTCACCACCGACAATCGGAACCGCACGGCCTCTGAAATCCGCAGCATCGTCACAAAAAATGGAGGGTCAATCGCCACCCAAGGCTCCGTCAGCCGCCTGTTTCAGCGCAAAGGCCAAATCATTGTGCCCCGCGAGGCCTCCGGCGAGGATCAGTTGATGGAAATTGCCTTGGAAGCCGGCGCTGAGGACTTTAAAGCCGAGCCCGAAGGCTACGAGATTCTCACCGCCCCACCCCATTTTGAAGCCGTTCATAAACAAATCGAGGCCAAAGGCATCAAGCCCGCTGTGGCCGAGATTACCGAGTTGGCCACTATCAGCGTCCCGTTGGAAGATGATTCAGCAGCGGCGGCCGTCAACAGGCTGCTGGACGCTCTCGAAGACCACGACGACGTCAAAGAGGTCTATTCCAACGCCCTCTTCCCCGAGGACCGCCCCAAGGTCCAGAGTTGA
- a CDS encoding IPT/TIG domain-containing protein → MNRSVACWGFLLTLALRPLGAQTITSFTPTAGAPGDLITLIGSGFTSGVSIYFWNGKQASVQFISSDSSMTVYVPANTTTGPIGIQGPGGSAYTADDFLAVGPGPYISGFSPGYGATNDLVSISGVHFAGTAPKGVSFNGVASSDAVVSADGTSIDVHVPYGATNGLLRVTSATGTTNSPTAFTVVGPGPFITGFSPAMGTAGQQVFISGMHFTGATGATFNGVAGAGFAVRSDTQVQVNAPGGVTTGPIAVNSPLGNFVTSSNFFVPPAITSFTPANGRAGTEITISGSNFLGATAVRFNGTASSNYTVLNNNSIHAAVPGGATTGLIRVTTPSFSTFSTNNFVVQPSIFGFSPSFGAVGLRVTITGANFNAANLAVSFNGTPVPSGSISGITFGQLTALVPAGATTGPITVSTIDGSSTSSSNFFLPAIVSVFSPTNGPLGTRIKITGQNFIGATAVSFNGAAAAFTVTNNTTAGATVPAGVTTGPISITTPAGSAASANLFYVPPIISGFNPTHGLPGTLVTINGTNFLGATAVRFSGVSGKINSVNNGQIVAVVPGGAQTGPITVEAPGGANSSAADFVLDYTSDLRLSITDAPDPVPMGSNLVYTLIVVNQGPYDAPNVQLTNTLPAGAELNSATTSQGSVSTTGNPILASLGAIPNGGAATVTLSISPPVAETLVDGGSVGSDYTDPVPANNIATITTSVMPLLSVSVATNQLVRLSWPTNFIHFVLQSESGVAAGYFWSNVVSLPVVSNSLEVVTETNLASSRFYRLRR, encoded by the coding sequence ATGAATCGTTCCGTTGCATGCTGGGGGTTTTTATTGACACTGGCTCTGAGACCGCTGGGCGCTCAGACCATCACCAGCTTTACGCCCACCGCCGGCGCGCCGGGGGACCTCATCACGCTGATTGGGAGCGGGTTCACCAGCGGGGTCTCTATTTATTTTTGGAATGGAAAGCAAGCGAGCGTCCAGTTCATCAGCAGCGACAGCTCGATGACTGTTTATGTGCCAGCTAATACCACAACCGGACCCATCGGCATTCAAGGCCCGGGCGGTTCCGCCTACACCGCCGATGACTTTCTTGCTGTCGGCCCGGGTCCCTATATTTCGGGTTTTTCGCCGGGCTACGGCGCCACCAATGACCTGGTAAGCATTAGCGGAGTCCATTTTGCAGGGACAGCACCCAAGGGGGTAAGTTTCAACGGCGTGGCTTCGAGTGATGCGGTCGTGAGTGCGGACGGCACCTCGATTGATGTCCATGTGCCGTATGGCGCGACGAACGGGCTTCTGCGAGTCACCAGCGCAACTGGGACCACTAACAGCCCGACCGCGTTTACGGTGGTGGGGCCGGGGCCGTTTATTACCGGTTTTTCGCCTGCAATGGGAACCGCAGGCCAGCAGGTGTTCATCAGCGGGATGCATTTCACCGGCGCGACCGGCGCCACTTTTAACGGAGTTGCGGGCGCCGGTTTTGCAGTCCGTTCGGACACCCAGGTCCAGGTCAATGCCCCGGGCGGAGTCACCACCGGGCCCATAGCGGTCAATTCGCCCTTGGGTAACTTTGTTACCAGCTCTAACTTTTTTGTGCCTCCGGCCATCACGAGTTTTACTCCGGCAAATGGGCGGGCCGGGACCGAGATAACAATTAGCGGTTCTAACTTTTTAGGCGCCACAGCCGTGAGGTTTAATGGGACGGCTTCGAGCAATTACACGGTTCTCAATAACAACAGCATCCACGCCGCTGTGCCGGGCGGAGCCACCACGGGACTCATCCGCGTCACCACGCCCTCCTTTTCGACTTTCTCGACGAATAATTTTGTCGTGCAGCCCTCCATTTTCGGGTTTAGCCCTTCCTTTGGAGCGGTCGGTTTGAGGGTGACAATCACCGGCGCGAATTTCAACGCCGCGAATCTCGCGGTGAGTTTCAACGGCACGCCGGTGCCCTCTGGTTCGATCAGCGGCATCACATTCGGTCAGCTCACGGCCTTGGTTCCCGCAGGGGCGACCACCGGGCCTATTACCGTTTCCACCATTGACGGCAGCAGCACCAGCTCGAGCAACTTTTTCCTGCCTGCCATTGTCAGCGTATTTAGCCCGACGAATGGGCCGCTTGGCACGCGTATCAAGATCACAGGCCAGAACTTTATTGGAGCGACGGCTGTGTCCTTTAACGGCGCTGCCGCAGCTTTTACCGTAACCAACAACACGACCGCCGGCGCAACAGTGCCCGCGGGCGTTACTACCGGCCCCATTTCCATCACCACGCCCGCAGGTTCCGCCGCCAGCGCCAATTTGTTCTATGTGCCGCCGATTATCAGCGGATTCAATCCGACTCACGGCTTGCCAGGAACTCTGGTCACAATCAACGGAACAAATTTTCTCGGGGCGACTGCCGTGCGGTTCAGCGGCGTGAGCGGGAAGATAAATTCGGTGAATAACGGGCAGATAGTTGCGGTGGTCCCTGGCGGGGCGCAGACAGGCCCGATAACCGTCGAAGCGCCCGGCGGCGCCAATAGCAGCGCGGCGGATTTCGTTTTGGATTATACAAGTGATTTGCGGTTGAGCATTACCGACGCCCCCGACCCGGTGCCGATGGGCAGCAACCTGGTGTACACATTGATTGTCGTAAACCAGGGGCCTTACGACGCGCCCAATGTCCAACTCACCAACACTCTGCCGGCTGGGGCCGAGCTGAACTCCGCAACCACATCCCAGGGGAGCGTCAGCACGACGGGCAATCCAATCCTGGCCAGCCTGGGCGCCATACCCAATGGGGGGGCGGCAACCGTGACGCTGTCCATCTCGCCGCCTGTGGCGGAGACGCTGGTGGATGGCGGCAGTGTCGGGAGCGACTATACGGACCCGGTGCCGGCCAACAATATAGCGACCATCACAACCAGTGTCATGCCGCTGCTGTCGGTCAGCGTGGCAACAAATCAACTGGTGCGCCTTTCCTGGCCGACTAATTTCATTCATTTTGTTCTGCAATCCGAAAGCGGGGTGGCCGCCGGCTACTTCTGGTCAAACGTGGTGAGCTTGCCGGTGGTCTCGAACAGTTTGGAGGTCGTCACCGAGACGAACCTCGCATCCTCGCGCTTCTACCGTTTGCGCCGGTAG
- a CDS encoding MMPL family transporter — protein MKIKRLTEDSLVARALVWLAGALFRRRWLFVYPQLALFVLCVGYTVKNLQFDTSRSNLVGANKKYHQNFLRFKKEFPTQDDLVVVVESEDPDKNRQFVERLGAKLEADTKSFHDVFYKGDLKMLGSKALLFVPETDLADLKKTLIDYRPFIQKFTHTTNLVSLFSMINTQFRTAKREQDADTESMIKAFPALERIVSEASASLLRPGTPPSPGINALFSPGEDAEQQIYITFAKGKIYLVTAQAPRDELNAQAVERLRELVAQTQVEVPGLNVGITGEPVLEHDEMAQSEKDTTVASIVSLLACALIFIYGYQETGRPVKATLCLIIGLGYTLAFATLAVGHLNILTITFVPILIGLAIDYGVHLISRYEEELRKGRSDHAALVKAMVYTGQGIFTGAFTTAGAFLAMAFTDFKGIQEMGIICGGGLLVCLIPMMTILPVLLLRGKQNVIDQEHPQLAERRARIENLWLQRPVLVTAITLALCIAAATQLHKVYFDYDLLHMQSAGLPAVVFEQKLIDSADKSVLFGAVIASNLQQAVTLEEQIKKLPSVANVESIASLLTEDQSRKLAIIGDIKAALAGISFSPPDTSPADVPELSRTLYYLSGYLGAAYDDVQNDQPTLAKELLSLKDAIGQFRKEMLSDDVASLENPALKLASFQQALFNDVRQTFEALKAQDNSARLRVQDLPQSLRDRFIGVTGKYLLMVYPKKDVWQRPNQKEFIEQLQAVYPNVTGTPVQLFYYTDLLKRSYEEAARYSLLAIVILVLIHFRSPLSLALTLVPVGVGFLWLGGLMGVLGVPLNPANIMTLPLVIGIGVTNGIHILNRYAEEQTPNILARSTGKAVLVSGLTAIAGFGSLILAKHQGIQSLGYVMAAGLATCMVAGLTFLPALLNLLTRQPQETKRPSVNNARSTPGREEPRSKTSSMRID, from the coding sequence ATGAAGATCAAACGCCTCACCGAAGACAGCCTGGTGGCGCGCGCCCTGGTTTGGCTCGCCGGGGCTTTGTTCCGCCGGCGCTGGCTTTTTGTCTATCCCCAATTGGCCCTGTTCGTCTTGTGCGTCGGCTATACGGTCAAAAATCTCCAGTTCGATACCAGCCGCAGCAACCTCGTCGGCGCTAATAAAAAATACCACCAGAACTTTCTCCGCTTCAAAAAGGAGTTCCCCACCCAGGACGACCTCGTGGTGGTGGTCGAGAGTGAGGACCCGGACAAGAACCGCCAGTTCGTCGAGCGCTTGGGCGCCAAGCTCGAAGCCGACACCAAGAGCTTTCACGATGTCTTTTACAAAGGCGACCTCAAGATGCTCGGCTCCAAGGCCCTCCTCTTTGTCCCCGAAACCGACCTCGCCGACCTGAAAAAGACCCTCATCGATTATCGGCCCTTTATCCAGAAGTTCACCCACACCACAAACCTGGTCTCGCTCTTTAGCATGATCAACACCCAGTTCCGCACCGCTAAACGCGAGCAGGACGCCGATACGGAGTCCATGATCAAGGCCTTTCCCGCCTTGGAACGCATCGTCTCTGAAGCCAGCGCTTCTCTCCTCCGGCCCGGCACCCCCCCCTCTCCCGGAATTAACGCCCTCTTTAGCCCCGGCGAAGATGCCGAACAGCAGATTTACATCACCTTTGCCAAAGGAAAAATTTACCTCGTCACGGCCCAAGCCCCACGGGACGAACTCAACGCCCAGGCCGTCGAGCGCCTCCGGGAGCTGGTCGCTCAAACCCAAGTCGAAGTCCCCGGCCTCAACGTCGGCATCACGGGCGAGCCCGTCCTCGAACACGATGAAATGGCCCAGTCGGAGAAGGACACCACCGTGGCCAGTATCGTGTCGCTGCTGGCTTGCGCCCTGATTTTCATCTACGGCTATCAGGAGACTGGACGCCCCGTGAAGGCCACCCTCTGCTTGATTATCGGGCTGGGCTATACCTTGGCCTTCGCCACACTCGCTGTCGGCCATCTCAATATTCTGACGATTACCTTTGTCCCCATTCTAATCGGCCTGGCTATCGATTACGGCGTCCATCTCATCTCGCGCTACGAGGAGGAATTGCGCAAGGGCCGCTCCGACCACGCCGCCTTGGTCAAGGCCATGGTTTATACCGGGCAAGGCATCTTTACCGGCGCCTTTACCACCGCCGGCGCCTTCCTGGCCATGGCCTTTACCGATTTTAAGGGTATCCAGGAGATGGGCATCATCTGCGGCGGCGGCTTGCTGGTCTGTCTCATTCCCATGATGACCATCTTGCCGGTGCTCTTGCTCAGGGGAAAACAAAACGTCATCGATCAGGAACACCCGCAGCTCGCTGAACGCCGGGCCCGCATCGAGAACCTGTGGCTCCAGCGCCCCGTCCTCGTTACCGCCATCACCCTGGCCTTGTGCATCGCCGCTGCTACCCAGCTTCACAAGGTCTATTTCGATTATGACCTGCTCCACATGCAAAGCGCGGGGCTCCCCGCCGTCGTCTTCGAGCAAAAGCTGATTGATTCGGCTGATAAATCCGTCCTGTTCGGCGCCGTCATCGCCTCCAATCTCCAGCAGGCTGTTACTCTCGAGGAGCAAATCAAGAAACTCCCTTCCGTCGCCAACGTCGAATCCATTGCCTCCTTATTAACCGAGGACCAGTCGCGCAAACTCGCTATCATCGGCGACATCAAGGCTGCCCTGGCCGGCATCTCTTTCTCTCCCCCTGACACCTCGCCAGCGGATGTTCCCGAGCTAAGCCGCACCCTCTATTATCTCTCAGGCTACCTCGGCGCCGCTTACGACGATGTCCAAAACGACCAGCCCACCCTGGCTAAAGAGCTTCTTTCTCTCAAGGACGCCATCGGCCAGTTCCGCAAAGAGATGCTCAGCGACGATGTCGCCAGCCTTGAAAACCCTGCCCTAAAGCTGGCTTCCTTTCAACAGGCCCTGTTCAACGATGTCCGTCAGACCTTCGAGGCGCTCAAGGCCCAGGACAACAGCGCGCGCCTCCGGGTCCAGGACCTGCCTCAATCCCTGCGCGACCGCTTCATCGGTGTCACCGGCAAGTACCTCCTCATGGTCTATCCCAAAAAGGATGTGTGGCAGCGGCCCAACCAAAAGGAGTTTATCGAGCAGTTGCAGGCCGTGTACCCCAATGTCACCGGGACACCCGTGCAGCTTTTTTATTACACCGACCTCCTTAAACGCAGTTACGAGGAAGCGGCTCGCTATTCTCTGCTCGCCATTGTCATCCTGGTCTTGATCCACTTCCGGAGCCCGCTCTCATTGGCCCTGACCTTGGTCCCGGTTGGCGTCGGATTTTTGTGGCTTGGCGGCCTCATGGGTGTCCTCGGTGTGCCACTCAACCCCGCCAATATTATGACTCTGCCATTGGTCATCGGCATCGGGGTCACAAACGGCATCCACATCCTCAACCGTTATGCCGAGGAGCAAACCCCAAACATCCTTGCCCGAAGCACAGGTAAAGCCGTTCTCGTCTCGGGTTTGACAGCCATCGCCGGCTTTGGCAGCTTGATTTTAGCCAAACATCAGGGCATTCAAAGCCTCGGTTACGTCATGGCTGCCGGCTTGGCCACTTGTATGGTTGCCGGCCTGACTTTTCTGCCTGCTTTATTAAATCTGCTGACAAGGCAACCGCAGGAGACAAAACGACCCAGTGTCAACAATGCACGATCGACACCGGGTCGAGAGGAACCGAGGTCTAAAACCTCAAGTATGAGAATAGATTAG
- a CDS encoding HAD family hydrolase, with protein MTASYPGGTHMVRLVLFDIDGTLVRTGGAGVKAFAKVFATEFGATDGFEQLKFAGRTDVSLVREFFSFHEIAPTRANFERFFEQYVFWLDQILRESKTGVCPGVRELLHGLKGLPQPPLLGLLTGNIRLGAEIKLRHFQLWDLFETGAFADDHEDRDQIAVVARQRGCRLLNEDLRNEQVLVIGDTPLDIRCARAIGAQVLAVATGGASLDELKRHQPDWIVADLRRIEPIEIVSQPNTSPVLRG; from the coding sequence GTGACCGCATCCTATCCTGGGGGGACGCACATGGTCCGCCTCGTCTTATTTGACATTGATGGCACCCTGGTCCGCACGGGCGGAGCAGGGGTCAAGGCGTTCGCCAAGGTCTTCGCAACCGAATTCGGAGCTACTGACGGATTCGAGCAGTTAAAATTCGCCGGCCGGACCGATGTCAGCCTCGTGCGCGAGTTCTTCAGCTTTCACGAGATAGCCCCGACTCGAGCGAATTTCGAGCGGTTCTTCGAGCAGTATGTATTTTGGCTGGACCAAATCTTGCGAGAGAGCAAAACGGGGGTCTGCCCGGGCGTTCGGGAACTGTTACATGGGTTGAAGGGCCTGCCTCAACCACCTCTGCTCGGGCTGTTGACGGGCAATATCCGGCTGGGGGCGGAGATCAAATTGCGCCACTTCCAGCTTTGGGACCTGTTCGAAACCGGGGCATTTGCGGATGATCACGAGGACCGCGATCAAATCGCGGTGGTTGCCCGCCAGCGCGGATGCCGGCTCCTGAACGAGGACTTGCGCAATGAGCAGGTCCTGGTAATTGGCGATACACCTTTGGATATACGCTGCGCACGGGCCATCGGAGCCCAGGTGCTCGCGGTGGCCACCGGCGGCGCCAGCCTGGACGAGCTGAAGAGGCATCAGCCCGATTGGATTGTGGCAGACCTGAGAAGAATAGAGCCGATCGAAATTGTCAGCCAACCGAACACCTCCCCCGTCCTGAGGGGGTAA